gggtaattttttattggagataCGGCATTACAGAAAGATAGCTTATACTTATTTTCCATAGCTAAACTCTCAAGGTTTTCTGGTGAATCCACAAACCACTGAAATTGTTTTCTCTGATACCACTCATTAATCCACATAATGAATGACAGCTTTTTCTGACCTCCTTGCTAGATTGCAGCAAATTGgtgtatctgaaaaaaaaaagtgcaaacaaGATTCACCATTCCAAGACTGTCTGCAgcatttattctttcctttccctctttctttaatttaaatcttggtgggttttgtttttagttaCTTAGAAGTCAACCCGTGGTTGTGATCTCTGTTGTGTATGAGTAAGCAGCATGCTGATAACTAACCATGTgtctttaagtttttctttaatgTCAGACACAAGAGAATGTTGAGTTCAGAGACAAGCAAAACTAATATAAGGTGCTAAAAACCAGAATACTGTTTTCCTTCAGGGAAGAGGGAGGGTAGCAGTAGAAAGGAGGGGTAAGAAGGATTTCTGGAATTCTGGCAATATTCTATTGTGAGCATTCTACTTTGTGGGCATTCATTCAACTCTACCACTATTTTGTGCACTTTTCTGTAGGTCTGTTATGTATCAgttataatgtatattttaaatgatggccaACATCTGgtaaaaataaagttgtatttatAGTTCTGAATTTAAGAATAAATTGCATATGGATTAATCATTTAGCTGTTTCTTTTAAACCAAACCATAAACgtttaataagaaaatataggcgagaaattttattttattttatttatttatttttggctgttcttggtctttgttgctgtgcaatAGCAATATAAGTGTTTATtcaataaattgaaattttaccAATACAGGATGATTTCCAAGATatattgctaaatgaaagaagacatATACATAATAGTTTGGGGACAGCGCTCATGTTTTGTCAATTAAAAAGAGTAAATCAGGGACttacctagtggtccagtggttaaagattttgccttccaatgcagggggtgcaggttcaatccctgatctgggagctaagatcccccatgcctcatggccaaaaaccaaaacataaaacagaagcagtaatgtaacaaattcaataaagacttttaaaatggccagaaaaatcttaaagagcaaataacacacacatatgtgtatatacctaGATCTCTGTGAGGAGAAATAGGAATCGGATAAAAATCCATTGTCATTGGGTGAGTTTGGAGTCAGGGTTCTTGCAGGGGGCAGACTTCTTGTATACCCTTTGAAATTTGAGCcaagtattttgtgtttttaaaaagaagtaaaattaaccCTTAGTTACAAAAATGGGTAGCAACTTGGGAAATGTATGTAACTCAGTGTTAATTGGGAACAGAATAGAAGACCATGTATTCTGCAATGCTATGATTTTCTGTGAAAGTGGGCAGAAGAACACAAGAAGTCTGTATTGCTGGATTTTGCCGTCCAGAGCTTCTGATGCTGAAcatgggatggtggtggtgatgctgagGATGCAGATAAGGATGAAAATGTctaccccacccaccccccaccagttACACCAGTCAGCCCATCTTGAGATCTTCAGTCTCCTGGCCGCCCCTTGGTTCAAACTTTGGGGAAACATGGAGTGAGCAGGAacctccctctcttttctccaGGGAGCCATCTGCCAACCTGCTTTGGGCTGTTCATCCCCCCAGGTTCAAGTTTTCCCCCAGCTCTTGCAGCAGACAGTCTCTTGATCACGTCAGGGCAGTGGCTTCTTGTCCCCTTGGCCCAGAAGTTTCAGCCTCTCTCAGGACTATCCCAGTTCCAGGTCCCAATTCCCTCTCCAGCCTTCTGAGACCATCAAGCTCCTTAGGTGCCCCAATGGGAGGAGAACATCACTAATGAGGCCCTGGGGCTTTGGATCCAGTAAGACCCTTAAGTGGGCCCTGGGAAACCTATTAAGCATCCCTTTTCttgttgagagtccctgggaACAGAAGTTGAAAGATGACAGGCAAAGAGGGAAGATGAGGAGGTGGAGGCTATAGGCGCCTCACTTCCTACAAAACTCCTCTACAGTCTCCGCTGCTACCCCATCATTTTTATTCGCAGAGGAGCTGCTGTTTGATCCTGGCCTTGAATGAGTAGATTTTCAGATGGGGAAAGGATATTCTGACATGGAGAAGGATGCGTGAGGTCAGGGAGGTCGGAGCGGCCAGGGCATGTGCAGGTGGCTGGCAGGGCGGGAGATGGGGGGATTGTGAATAAGGGGCAGGGCAGAGGATGGTGGAGAGGAGGCCAGAAAGGTGTTCTGGGTCCACGCTGTGATGGTATGaaattgtgcttcttccagccagaaTTTGAGCCACTTTCTGCACAACCCCAACTAGATCACTCCCTCTGTCAGGAGTCATGGCTAAGGTCACGGCTGAGGATCAGAGGGTGGGCCAAACACCCAGCCAACCGAGGAGCTGAGGATTGAATGCAGCTGGAATTTGGGGTCTGGGCATCTCCTCTAAATCAGTCTCCACATTCTGGTCTCTCTTCTCCTGGGATGCCAGGGAAGAGGGCACCTCATGGGTGCAGGTGGTGGAGACTGAGTCCTGAGCTCTGCTAGAATTCAGCACCTGAAATCCAGGTTTGCAGGGGAGAGGAAGCCCCGATGGCGGTGGTGAGGGAGTGAGTCCGAGGCCCAGAAagctggggaggcaggaggtCCTCTCTCTCCCTGGCCCTGGCTTGGTCGTGGTCtccgcctccctctcctcctctcagtCTGGCTCTGgctctgtatctgtgtctgtctctgcatctctcttcctccccctgtCTCGGTCTCTTAccactttttcctctctctgtctctgtttctccatctctccctctctttctctctgctccaTCTCTCTTTCGTAAGTCCAGAGCCTGGTGAACCCCCTGAGCTGGGGACACGGCCCAGCGACACGTCTTCACCGCTCACCTGTCTGCGGCCCTCGACAGGTGCAGCCCTGCCCGTTTCTGGTCTTGCGTCTCACTCTGCGGCTGCCTCTTAGCCTCTGGGTCTGctgttttctccctccttccGTGCCTTTCTATTTCCCCTCTTTGGAGGGGATGGGGGACAGGTGAGCGCCCCAGAGAAGAGTGGGTGCCCTCACTTAAGAGCACAGACTGCAACCAGCCAGCCCCGGGGACAGATCCTGATTCCAGAGGATGTTGTGTGACCCCTTCAGCAGCTCCGtgtctctgagtctcagcttcctccCCTGTAAACAAGCAGTAATGATGATTACGGCTCCATGGTGCTCTCATGAATATTAAATAATAGGGTGCACGCTGAGCACTGAGGACACAGCCTGCCCCCCATGAGGACTCAACAAATAGCAGTAACAGCGCCCCTGCAGTGGTGACTTCGATGCCGTCCCTCAGGCCCATCCGTGTTTACAGGGAatggtgtggggggagggggcaatgCCAGTGAAGAGCCAGGCAGGGTCAGGGTCTCTGGACAACttcccaggagacagtggaggaagaGCTGAGGCCAGGGGTTGGAGAAGAGAGGCCCAGGCCCCAGCTTGCCGGCATTTCCCGTCTTAGAATCAGAGCAGATGGCAGAGGCAATGCTGACCGACCCACGGCATGCGCTGCCGCCCCGGTCCACATGCGgcctctcctctctccacggCTTACCCCACCTCTCCAGGTAACTCCCCGTCCAGAGTGATTGATGCATGCCAGATAGGCAGGCAGCAGGAAGCAAATGACAGGATGAAGCATGTCTTGATATTCTGGTATTTTTTCCAATGCCACCTCCTATAGCAGGGACTGCTGTGCCAGACACTTGCCGTCCGTCTATCATGAAAACCATTCTCTGGGGTTGGGGAAGGCTGCTGGTGCTGCCAAAGGTTCAAAACTCTCTCCGGGCTCTCTCCACCGGTGAGACAAGAAGCTCAGTGTGTGTCCTCACACCATCCTGGCTTCAAGAGGACAAAGGAACTAGACCCTGATACCTGGGGATACTCTCGGGCCACAGAGAAAAGACGTGACTTGGGCAGCATCATAGAGATGACTAGAAAGCAGACCTCCATCCTCACCCCCCACATCCCTGTTATCTGAGCACTGCCCCCCCCAAATTGAATGATGAGGCAGAACATGTCCAAAAATGCATGGCACACAGGTGTGCAAatggacacacaaacacacgggTGTAGCTAGATAAAGCTATATTGATAAGTATACTGGCCTAAGGCCCCTCTAAGATCCATAAATGGACATCTACTGTATTTCCTTTACTGATTCTAAATTAGACTGACCTCTTACAACTTCTTTATGGATTCCGAAAACatcaaaatatctttcaaaaaatggCTCCGCTTGGGAGTAAAAGCATAAGCACAAACTCATCTTTTGATAAAACCATATAGTATCAGAACAGGAAGGAACTTTCAAGACCATCTGGTCCAACTCTGTTACGTTAGGGGAGAGGAAACAGACAGGGATGCGCCGTGACCAGCTTAGCGGTTGGTCATGGATTTCATGGTTCACAGCGTGCTGGCTGTTGGTCTGGATTCTATAAAGTGACctcaggcaggaggagaggaaacaCTGGTTAGATATGAAGAGACAGCTCAGGGATGCTGGAATGTCCACATCAGGATCAGCCTGACCAGGTGGTTTGATGTGTGTCAATGGATGTCTGTTGTGCTATTAACATATGTAATTGCCTTGGAGCAGTGATTGGACCCAGCCAGGTAGGGCTCCTCAGGAAAGGTGAGCTTGAATCAGCTTTCAAAGGGGTGACATTTTAAGAATTGGGAGTGtatggagagagaagagaggaggaagaatGTGTCTCTTGTTGAGATGGCAGGACAGctgagttcaattcagtcactcagtcgtgtccgactctttgcaaccccatggactgcagcataccaggcttccctgtccatcaccaactcccagagcttactcaaactcatgtccatcgagtcagtgatgccatccaaccatctcatcctctgttgtccccttttcctcctgctttcaatctttccaagcatcagggtcttttcaaatgagtcagttctttgcatcaggtggccaaagtattggatttcagcttcagcatcagtccttccaatgaaaattcaggactgatttcttttaggattgactggttggatctccttgcagtccaagggactctcaagagttttctccaacaccacagttcaaaagcatcaattctttggcgctcagctttctttatagtccaactctcacatccacatgtgactactggaaaaaccatagctttgactagatggacctttgcttttcaatatgctgtctaggttggtcatagcttttcttccaaggagcaaacgtcttttaatttcatagctgcagtcatcatctgcagtgattttggagccccaaaaaataaagtgttgcaccattttcattgttttcccgagagttttgccaagaggacgcactggtcatagcaaacaccctctttcaacagcacaagagaagactctacacatggacatcaccagatggtcaatacctaaatcagattgattatattcttcatagccgaagatggagagattctataaagtcagcaaaaacaagaccaggagctgactgtggctcagatcatgaactccttcttgccaaattcagacttaaattgaagaaagtaagggaaatcactagaccattcaggtatgacctaaatcaaatcccttatgattatacagtgaaagtgacaaatagattcaagggattagatctgatagagtgcctgaagaactatggacggagattcatcacattgtacaggaggcagggatcaagaccatccccaagaaaaagaaatgcaaaaaaggcaaaatgaggaggccttacaaatagctgagaaaagaagagaagcgaaaggcaaaggagaaaaggaaagatatgcccatgtgaatgcagagttccaaagaatagcaaagagagataagaaagcctttctcagtgatcagtgcaaagaaatagaggaaaacaagagtgggaagactaaagatctcttcaagaaaattagagataccaagggaacatttcatgcaaagatgggcacaataaaggacagaaatggtatggacctaacagaagcagaagatataagaagaggtggcaagaatacacagaagaactatacaaaaaaagatcttcatgacccagataaccacaatgctgtgatcactcacctagagccagacatcctggaatgtgaagtcaagtgggccttaggaagcatcactacgaacaaagctagtggaggtgatggaattccagctgagctatttcagatggCAGAACAActgaccctttaaaaaaaaaattgggttatGGTTGCTTTAatgtgttgttagtttctgccgtacagagAAATaaaccagttatacatatatccatacttttttggatttccttcccatttagatcaccacagagcactgagtagaattccctgtgctgtagaggaGGTTCCCATTAGTCTTTTGTACatattagtgtatatatgtcaatcccaatctctcaagtcatcccacctcccttcccctcttagcagtcatacatttgttctctacatctgtgtctctatttcttgtAAAcagattcatctgtaccatttttctagatcccacacatatgcatttttgtttgttttatgcgttaatgtttgtttttctgacttgaCCTTTGGTACCGGGGTGGGGAGATGAACAGTGATTTTAGTAgggttttttgggggggtgggggacattGCTCTGATGAAGAgacgactcattgggaaagaccctgatgctgggaaagattgaaggcaaaaggagaagagggtggcagaggataagatggtcagatagcatcaccaactcatcaGTGGACCAAACTCATCAATGGATATGAaactgaacaaactccaggagacagtgtaggccagggaatcctggcgtgctgcagtccacagggtcacaaagagtcggacacaacttagcaactgaacaacagtaaacAACATTGACCTTGAAGACGATTGACTGCATGGACCCCACCTGAGATTAACCACAACGTGGATTTCAAATGGCCAGGAGCATTTGGGGAGAGGAGCCCACAGAAGTTGGGGCAAGTGGCTATTGTGAAAAAGGGTGGAGCCTCTGACTCTCTCTTTGGTTCCAGGGCCAGATACCCAGGTTAGGGATGTGATAGGGACACGGAGGCATACGTGTGGGAGAAATGAGGCCTGAGTAACTAACTCCTTCACTTACAATCGTTCGGCCCAGCAACAAGCACAACTCGAATCTTTGGTTCCAGGAGGCTGAATTGAGTGGTGTTGCCATAACAACCGTGGAATGAGAGGATGCCACCAAGCCTGCCTGGGGGCCAGGAGTCTTCACCCACATGGGACATGACTTGTGAGTTCCTCCTTGAAGGAAGAATGGAACCTCCCATCTTTTTTAGGAAGATGATGCTGGGACTCCAGGGCATCCTGAATGAGCAAGACATGAAGCTGGATGGCACGCTGTGCTGAGGACTTTGTAGACTTAAACCTGAAGGTAAGAAGGGATAGTTGGTATCCATCCTTTCGAAGGGTCGTTCCCATTGGTGGTACAAAAAAGTGGTTAGAAGGATGCAGCCAGGAGCAGGTGGGCCGGGCAGGATCTGTTGGGATCattcagggaaaagaaaacaggagtctGGGGAGAAAAGAGCCTCTGGAGGCTGTCAGTAGTGACCGCGGGGCGCAATGCCCTGTTGTACTTGAAGGTGCAGGAGAGGGAATTCACCGGCCATGCTTTCCTGGTTTCCAATTTCAGTGCTGGACCAGCTCCAACCACAGAAGGAGGGGGAGTTTGGGTCTGAAGCAATGCAGTGAGTTCAGGACTGGTTGGGTTGGCAGTGCTGCTGGAATGCCTACGGCCTGCCGCTAAGAGACGGGAGTGGGTCGTGAAAGAGATCCGGGGCTCACTTAAGTCAGAGAACAGGATGCTGTCGCTCAGGAAGGCTCATCACAACGCATAGAGGGCGGGTCATCTTCCTGGCCCGGTTTTTTCCCTGTAACTTCGTCAGAGGGAAACAACAGGCCCGGGTCTGCCAGGGGTTTGTCCCAAGTCCTGTcaagagaaaggaatggaaaataaatacaacAGAACACAGAGGTTGCGGCAGGTCAGAGAGGAACACATGAGTCTTACCAACAGGGATCTAGGAGGTCTGACCTCGTGTAAGGGAGGAAGGTTGGGCCTCTGCAAACCGGAGACACTAATGCTGCTCAGGGTCAGCTGGTGGAAACGGGGGCCTGTTCAGTCTTCCAGTCCAGGGTTCAGCCGCGCCATATGGGTTGTCATCACCATAGGCTGGAACCTGGGAGGCTGGCCCCAGGGTACAGGTGGTGTGGGGTTTAGAAGGCAGGATAGAACCAGAGGGCAGTGGGCAGGTATGAAGAAGACCCCTGGATGCCTGGAAAAGCAATGGGGTGCAGGAGGCCAGAAGGGAGGGTGGACCATGGCTCCGAAAGTCTTGAATTTCTGGAGGATGTTGAGGCTGCTGGAAACGAGGTGGAAAACACTGGGTTGGGGAGAAAGCGCTGTATCCCTAGGGTGGTTGCAGGAAGGGAAGCAATGCGTGGGCCAGAGAAGGCAGGCGTAGGACGAGCCAAGGAGAAGAGAAGGCCCCGCTGCTCCTTGCCCAGGTCCCAACGATGAGTCACTGGCCCGAGTCCAACGGGAGCGTCCCATGGGAGTTTGTGATCCTGGGCTTCTCAGGGTGGCCCCCGGAGCTCCGGGCGCTGCTCTTTGCCCTCCTCCTGCCGCTCTATCTGGCCACGCTGACGGGGAATCTGCTGATCGTGGGCCTGGCCGTGGTGGATGCCGCcctgcacacccccatgtacttcttcctgggGGCCCTGTCTGCCGTGGAGGTGGCCTATACACTGGTGCTGACCCCGCCCATGCTGGCCGGCTTCCTCCTGCCACCCGGGGGCCAGGCGGTGGGCCCCTCCACCTGCGCCGCCCAGATGGGCCTCTTTGTGGCGCTGGGGGGCTCCGAGTGCCTGCTGCTGGCGGCCATGGCCCTGGACCGCTACctggccatctgccaccccctcTACTACCCCCAGCTCATGACCGCGGGGCTCTGCTGGTGCCTCCTGGCCTGCTGCGGCCTGGGGGGCTCTCTCCTGGCCTTGGGCCTCACCACGGCCATCTTCCAGCTGCCATTCTGCCACGGGGGCCTGGTCAACCACGTCTTCTGTGACCTCCCGGCAGTCTTGGTGCTGGCCTGCGGCGACCGGGACCTTCAGGAGTGCGTCCTGCTGGCggcctgcctgctgctgctggtgctgccgCTGGCCCTCATCCTGCTCTCCTACACCCGGGTGCTGGCGGTCATCCTCGGCGTGGGTGGGGCCGCGGGCCGCCGCAAGGCCTTCAGCACCGTGGCGTCCCACCTGACGGTGGCCGTGCTGCACTACGGCTGCGCCATGGCCATGTACGCCCGGCCCCTGCGCAGccgctccctggaggaggacaagctAGTCTCGCTCATCTACATCAACCTCACCCCGCTGCTCTACCCGGCCATCTACACGCTGCGGAACCGCGACGTGCAGGGCGCGCTGTGGCGGGCCGTGGGCCCCAGGACGCCAGGCGCCACCCACCAGGCTGATGTCACCTAACGCTGATGCCAGGTGGGGTCTGTTCTGAAGTC
The sequence above is drawn from the Cervus canadensis isolate Bull #8, Minnesota chromosome 32, ASM1932006v1, whole genome shotgun sequence genome and encodes:
- the LOC122432899 gene encoding olfactory receptor 10AC1-like, which translates into the protein MSHWPESNGSVPWEFVILGFSGWPPELRALLFALLLPLYLATLTGNLLIVGLAVVDAALHTPMYFFLGALSAVEVAYTLVLTPPMLAGFLLPPGGQAVGPSTCAAQMGLFVALGGSECLLLAAMALDRYLAICHPLYYPQLMTAGLCWCLLACCGLGGSLLALGLTTAIFQLPFCHGGLVNHVFCDLPAVLVLACGDRDLQECVLLAACLLLLVLPLALILLSYTRVLAVILGVGGAAGRRKAFSTVASHLTVAVLHYGCAMAMYARPLRSRSLEEDKLVSLIYINLTPLLYPAIYTLRNRDVQGALWRAVGPRTPGATHQADVT